A window from Chryseobacterium vaccae encodes these proteins:
- the katG gene encoding catalase/peroxidase HPI, giving the protein MEKDLNDISKCPFHNGTMKQSVAGGGTQNQDWWPNQLRVDLLRQHSSLSNPMENDFDYAEAFKNLDLEAVKNDLHALMTDSQDWWPADFGHYGPLFIRMAWHSAGTYRVGDGRGGAGAGQQRFAPLNSWPDNVSLDKARRLLWPIKQKYGKNISWADLLILTGNVALESMGFKTFGFAGGREDVWEPDADVYWGSEKTWLGGDLRYAHGSEGVVEHHGVLPTDDNADGDLHSRNLEKPLAAVQMGLIYVNPEGPDGNPDPIAAAKDIRDTFGRMAMNDEETVALIAGGHTFGKTHGAGPADHVGKEPEAAGIELQGLGWSSNYKSGSGRDAISSGLEVTWTETPTEWSNYFFKNLFENEWELTKSPAGAHQWVAKNGAEIIPDAFDPSKKHRPTMLTTDLSLRLDPVYEKISRHFYENPDAFADAFARAWFKLTHRDMGPKSRYLGPDVPAEELIWQDPLPDVDHELVNESDVENLKEKILNSGLNVSELVSTAWASASTFRGSDKRGGANGARIRLAPQRYWAANNPSQLQHVLSGLENIQKEFNDAQNGGKKISIADLIVLAGSAAVEKAVKAAGYNFKVPFAPGRADASQEQTDVESMGYLEPAADGFRNYLKRKFSVPTESLLIDKAQLLTLTAPELTVLIGGMRALDTNFDGSKHGIFTNRPGVLTNDFFVNLLDMKTQWKSVSTDNELYEGSDRSTGEKRWTATRADLVFGSNSELRAIAEVYGSADAQEKFVKDFVAAWTKIMNLDRFDLK; this is encoded by the coding sequence ATGGAAAAAGATTTGAATGACATCAGTAAATGCCCGTTCCATAACGGAACCATGAAACAGAGTGTAGCCGGTGGCGGAACCCAGAATCAGGATTGGTGGCCTAACCAGTTGAGAGTAGATCTTCTGCGCCAGCATTCATCCCTGTCAAACCCTATGGAAAATGATTTTGATTATGCAGAAGCATTTAAAAACCTTGATCTGGAAGCGGTAAAAAACGACCTTCATGCCTTAATGACTGATTCTCAGGATTGGTGGCCGGCAGATTTTGGACATTACGGGCCTTTATTCATCCGTATGGCCTGGCATAGTGCGGGAACGTATCGTGTAGGAGACGGAAGAGGTGGTGCCGGTGCCGGACAGCAGCGTTTTGCTCCGTTAAACAGCTGGCCGGATAATGTAAGTCTGGATAAAGCCAGAAGACTTTTATGGCCGATTAAGCAGAAATACGGGAAAAATATTTCCTGGGCGGATCTTCTGATCCTTACCGGAAATGTAGCTCTGGAATCCATGGGCTTTAAAACATTCGGATTTGCAGGAGGCCGTGAAGATGTATGGGAGCCGGATGCTGATGTATATTGGGGATCGGAAAAAACATGGCTGGGAGGTGATCTTCGTTATGCCCACGGTTCTGAAGGAGTCGTAGAGCATCACGGTGTTCTTCCTACGGACGACAACGCAGATGGTGATCTTCATTCCCGTAATCTTGAAAAACCATTAGCTGCCGTACAAATGGGGCTTATCTATGTAAATCCTGAAGGACCGGACGGTAATCCTGATCCGATTGCCGCAGCTAAAGATATTCGTGATACTTTCGGACGTATGGCGATGAATGATGAAGAAACCGTTGCTTTGATTGCAGGCGGACATACCTTTGGAAAAACGCACGGGGCAGGCCCCGCAGATCATGTAGGAAAAGAACCGGAAGCTGCCGGAATTGAACTTCAGGGATTGGGGTGGAGCAGTAACTATAAATCAGGAAGCGGAAGAGATGCAATTTCCAGTGGTCTGGAAGTTACCTGGACCGAAACTCCTACCGAATGGAGCAATTACTTCTTTAAAAATCTGTTTGAAAATGAATGGGAACTAACTAAGAGCCCTGCAGGAGCCCATCAATGGGTAGCCAAAAACGGAGCTGAGATTATTCCTGATGCATTCGATCCTTCTAAAAAACACAGACCAACCATGCTGACAACGGATCTTTCATTAAGACTTGATCCTGTTTATGAAAAAATTTCAAGACATTTTTATGAAAATCCAGACGCTTTTGCAGATGCTTTTGCAAGAGCATGGTTTAAACTTACCCATAGAGATATGGGACCCAAATCAAGATACCTGGGACCGGATGTACCTGCTGAAGAACTGATCTGGCAGGACCCTCTTCCGGATGTAGATCATGAACTGGTTAATGAATCAGATGTTGAAAATTTGAAAGAAAAGATTTTAAATTCCGGACTGAATGTTTCTGAGCTGGTATCTACAGCCTGGGCATCTGCATCTACCTTCAGAGGAAGCGACAAACGTGGCGGAGCCAATGGAGCAAGAATAAGATTAGCACCTCAAAGATATTGGGCAGCTAATAATCCTTCCCAGCTGCAACATGTTTTAAGTGGATTGGAAAATATTCAGAAAGAATTCAATGACGCTCAAAACGGAGGGAAAAAAATATCAATTGCTGACCTTATTGTTTTAGCAGGAAGTGCTGCGGTAGAAAAAGCAGTGAAGGCAGCCGGATATAATTTTAAAGTTCCGTTTGCTCCGGGAAGAGCAGATGCTTCACAGGAACAGACGGATGTAGAATCCATGGGCTATTTGGAGCCAGCCGCTGATGGTTTCCGTAATTATCTGAAAAGAAAATTCTCAGTACCTACGGAGTCTTTACTGATAGACAAAGCACAGCTCTTGACGCTTACCGCTCCGGAACTTACCGTACTAATCGGAGGTATGCGTGCTTTAGATACCAATTTTGACGGATCAAAACACGGAATTTTCACCAACAGACCAGGTGTACTGACCAACGATTTCTTTGTGAATCTTTTGGATATGAAAACGCAGTGGAAATCAGTTTCCACGGATAATGAACTTTATGAAGGAAGCGACCGGTCTACTGGAGAGAAAAGATGGACAGCTACCCGTGCAGATTTGGTTTTCGGTTCCAATTCCGAACTGAGAGCTATTGCTGAAGTATATGGAAGTGCAGATGCTCAGGAAAAATTTGTAAAAGATTTCGTCGCTGCATGGACTAAAATAATGAATCTGGACAGATTTGATCTGAAATAA
- a CDS encoding heme-binding domain-containing protein, whose protein sequence is MKKILVILLVAFIMIQFFPIDKTNPPPTPGMDFLNIKKTPEATAKIIRTSCYDCHSNETQYPWYSSISPVSWFVKNHIDEGRKHLNFSTFAVYESKQQLHKLEECIEMVEKKEMPLESYYIGHQNAKLTDEQRRQLAEYFKKTKEDTEIKTSF, encoded by the coding sequence ATGAAAAAAATACTTGTTATCTTACTCGTTGCCTTTATCATGATCCAGTTTTTTCCGATTGATAAAACCAATCCGCCACCCACTCCCGGCATGGATTTTCTGAATATCAAAAAAACACCGGAAGCTACTGCAAAGATCATCAGAACGTCCTGTTATGACTGCCATTCCAATGAAACACAATACCCTTGGTATTCCAGTATTTCTCCGGTCTCATGGTTTGTTAAAAATCATATTGATGAGGGCCGGAAACATCTTAATTTTTCTACCTTTGCAGTATATGAATCCAAGCAGCAGCTTCACAAACTGGAAGAATGCATAGAAATGGTTGAGAAAAAGGAAATGCCACTGGAATCTTATTACATAGGCCATCAGAATGCAAAGCTAACGGATGAACAGCGCAGGCAGTTGGCTGAATATTTCAAAAAAACAAAAGAAGACACAGAAATTAAGACTTCATTTTAA
- a CDS encoding thiol-disulfide oxidoreductase DCC family protein, translating into MQEIWEDKHIVFFDGDCGVCNFWVQWILERDRKDQFMFASLQSDFGQKFLSERGLKTKVFNTLYLWKPKQYYLIKSRAVLKIANILGGIYKLSAIGKIFPAFLSDKAYDLVSRNRMKLANQKCFLPDAHQKKKFIEV; encoded by the coding sequence ATGCAGGAGATCTGGGAAGATAAACATATTGTATTTTTTGACGGAGATTGCGGTGTCTGCAATTTCTGGGTACAATGGATCCTGGAAAGAGACCGGAAAGACCAGTTTATGTTTGCGTCCCTGCAGTCTGATTTCGGACAGAAATTCTTATCTGAACGAGGATTGAAGACGAAAGTGTTCAATACTTTATACCTATGGAAACCCAAACAGTATTATCTTATCAAATCCCGTGCAGTACTGAAGATAGCCAATATATTGGGGGGAATATACAAGCTGTCTGCTATCGGAAAAATATTCCCTGCATTTCTAAGTGATAAAGCCTATGATCTGGTATCCAGAAACAGAATGAAGCTCGCCAATCAAAAGTGTTTTCTTCCGGATGCGCATCAGAAGAAAAAATTTATTGAGGTGTGA
- a CDS encoding alpha-amylase, with translation MKKTHFFLSVLALTLINSCQTIDEPVGEDLRKAEVHDKTVNVTNHDGRPFSTGSSSTAGKFIAGPGGSVLMQGFYWDVPAGGTWWDTVKNKLTDWSNAGIGAVWLPPASKAQNGAYSMGYDPTDYYDFGNFSQNGSVETRFGSRTELEALITKAHAENMQVYADIVINHNSGGQSEANPFTGTNTWTDFSGISSGKFKRSYNDFYKNSYGNNDEGAFGGFPDLCHANPYVQDWLWGRDDSVGKYYKNVMKFDGWRFDYVKGFGPWVVNSWNTNVGGFSVGELWDSNVNTLEWWANNANSSVFDFAAYYKMDEAFDNGNLNVLNDDMMWKRNPYKAVTFVANHDTDIIYNKMPAYAYILTHEGYPTVFYRDYEEWLNKERLNNLIWIHNNKATGTTSILYTDNDEYIARRNGYNGNPGLVVYINSSSSWQERWVETNWSSQQIKDFTGHSSWYPTTQGDKWVKIQCPPNSYSVWSLNQ, from the coding sequence ATGAAAAAAACACATTTCTTCCTTTCTGTACTGGCTTTGACGTTGATCAATTCCTGTCAGACCATTGATGAACCTGTTGGTGAAGATCTGCGTAAAGCAGAAGTACACGATAAAACAGTTAATGTAACTAATCACGACGGAAGGCCTTTCAGCACAGGCAGCAGTTCCACAGCAGGAAAATTTATAGCGGGTCCGGGAGGCAGCGTACTGATGCAGGGATTCTATTGGGATGTTCCTGCCGGAGGTACTTGGTGGGATACGGTTAAAAATAAACTTACCGACTGGTCCAATGCCGGTATCGGTGCCGTATGGCTTCCTCCTGCATCAAAAGCTCAGAATGGAGCCTATTCTATGGGCTATGATCCTACAGATTATTATGATTTTGGAAATTTCAGTCAGAATGGAAGTGTAGAAACCCGTTTCGGATCAAGAACAGAACTGGAAGCATTGATTACAAAAGCTCACGCTGAAAATATGCAGGTATATGCAGATATCGTAATCAACCACAACAGCGGCGGTCAGTCTGAAGCCAATCCGTTTACCGGAACCAATACCTGGACTGATTTTTCAGGAATTTCCTCCGGAAAATTTAAAAGAAGCTATAACGATTTCTACAAAAATTCATATGGAAATAATGATGAAGGTGCTTTCGGGGGATTTCCGGATCTGTGCCATGCCAATCCTTATGTACAGGACTGGCTGTGGGGAAGAGACGATTCTGTAGGGAAATATTATAAAAATGTAATGAAATTTGATGGTTGGAGGTTTGATTATGTGAAAGGCTTCGGACCTTGGGTGGTCAATAGCTGGAATACAAATGTAGGCGGATTTTCGGTAGGAGAGCTTTGGGATTCCAATGTTAATACCTTAGAATGGTGGGCGAATAATGCCAACAGTTCCGTGTTTGATTTCGCGGCCTATTATAAAATGGATGAAGCCTTCGACAACGGCAACTTAAACGTGCTGAACGATGATATGATGTGGAAAAGAAACCCGTACAAAGCAGTAACCTTTGTCGCCAATCACGATACAGACATTATTTATAACAAAATGCCTGCCTATGCCTATATTCTCACTCATGAAGGCTATCCGACTGTTTTCTACAGGGATTATGAAGAATGGCTGAATAAGGAAAGGCTCAATAACCTGATCTGGATCCACAATAACAAAGCAACCGGAACCACATCCATCCTGTACACAGATAATGATGAATACATTGCCAGGCGAAACGGTTACAATGGAAATCCCGGGCTGGTTGTTTATATCAACAGTTCATCAAGCTGGCAGGAAAGATGGGTGGAAACCAACTGGAGCAGCCAGCAGATCAAAGACTTTACCGGCCATTCAAGCTGGTATCCGACTACACAGGGCGATAAATGGGTGAAAATCCAATGCCCTCCGAATAGTTATTCAGTGTGGTCACTGAATCAATAA
- a CDS encoding DUF4290 domain-containing protein: protein MEYNTQKTQLHMPEYGRIIQQLVERCKELPTKEERSEMAMAIIDFMGQRNPQLRDEENYKHKLWDHLFILAEYDLDVESPYPFPTREQLAEKPKRMEYPKLQGDFKFYGKSILQLIDKAIELEAGDEKEALIEVIANNMKKSYNVYNKEHVTDDVIFRHLKELSENRLDLTGIESLEKSKIYYTNNNSRNNKNSNSNNNNNNNKNQTNKRRHNNNNHKNRK from the coding sequence ATGGAATACAATACCCAAAAAACCCAGCTTCATATGCCGGAATATGGCAGAATTATACAACAGCTGGTTGAACGCTGCAAAGAACTCCCTACCAAAGAGGAAAGGAGCGAAATGGCAATGGCCATCATTGATTTTATGGGTCAGAGAAACCCTCAACTCCGTGACGAAGAAAATTATAAACATAAACTTTGGGATCATCTTTTTATTTTGGCAGAATATGATCTGGATGTAGAATCGCCTTATCCGTTTCCTACCAGGGAACAGCTTGCTGAAAAACCTAAAAGAATGGAGTATCCTAAACTTCAGGGAGATTTCAAATTTTATGGAAAAAGTATCCTTCAACTGATTGATAAAGCCATTGAACTGGAAGCAGGTGATGAGAAAGAAGCCCTGATTGAAGTGATTGCCAACAATATGAAGAAGTCCTATAACGTCTATAATAAGGAACACGTAACGGACGATGTTATTTTCCGCCACCTGAAAGAGCTGTCTGAAAACAGGCTGGACCTTACCGGAATAGAATCTCTTGAGAAAAGTAAGATCTATTATACCAATAACAACAGCAGGAACAACAAAAACAGCAATAGCAATAACAACAACAACAATAATAAAAACCAGACCAATAAAAGAAGGCATAACAATAACAATCATAAAAACAGAAAGTAA
- the murA gene encoding UDP-N-acetylglucosamine 1-carboxyvinyltransferase encodes MSGTFQIRGGKRLQGEITPQGAKNEALQILCAVLLTDEEVRIKNIPDIHDVNRLIEILGDFGVKVTKNGHGDYTFKADQVNFDYIKSNEFKKDGAKLRGSIMLMGPMLARYGEAYMPTPGGDKIGRRRLDTHFQGLVELGAEFSYDEEEYFYSLKAKELRGKFILLEEASVTGTANIVMAAALAKGKTRIYNAACEPYLQQLCKMLNRMGANISGIGSNLLTIEGVDYLRGTEHTMLPDMVEIGSWIGLAAMTKSEITIKNVNWNQLGVIPNTFRKLGIQLEQSNDDIYIPAQENYKIQKFIDGSILTISDAPWPGFTPDLLSIILVVATQAKGSILVHQKMFESRLFFVDKLIDMGAQIILCDPHRATVIGLNQETPLRGTTMVSPDIRAGNALLIAALSAEGKSIIHNIEQIDRGYENIDGRLKAIGADIERI; translated from the coding sequence ATGAGTGGGACATTTCAGATACGAGGAGGAAAAAGACTGCAGGGAGAAATAACTCCACAAGGAGCCAAAAACGAAGCTCTACAGATTTTATGTGCGGTTCTGTTAACTGATGAAGAAGTAAGAATCAAAAATATTCCGGACATTCATGATGTCAACAGGCTGATCGAAATTTTGGGAGATTTTGGAGTAAAAGTGACTAAAAATGGCCACGGTGACTATACTTTCAAAGCAGATCAGGTTAATTTTGATTACATTAAATCTAATGAATTCAAAAAAGACGGAGCCAAACTGAGAGGGTCTATCATGCTGATGGGGCCTATGCTTGCCCGTTATGGTGAAGCTTATATGCCAACCCCCGGAGGAGACAAAATCGGAAGAAGAAGACTGGATACCCATTTTCAGGGGCTGGTAGAACTGGGTGCTGAATTCAGCTATGATGAGGAAGAATATTTCTACTCATTAAAAGCTAAAGAATTAAGAGGAAAGTTCATCCTTCTGGAAGAGGCTTCTGTAACAGGAACTGCCAATATTGTAATGGCTGCAGCTCTTGCCAAAGGAAAAACAAGAATCTATAATGCCGCCTGTGAGCCCTATCTTCAGCAGTTGTGTAAAATGCTGAACAGAATGGGTGCTAATATTTCGGGAATCGGCTCTAACCTTCTTACTATTGAAGGTGTGGATTACCTGCGTGGAACGGAACACACGATGCTTCCGGATATGGTGGAGATCGGATCATGGATTGGCCTTGCTGCCATGACTAAATCTGAAATCACGATTAAAAATGTAAACTGGAACCAGCTCGGTGTTATTCCGAATACCTTCAGAAAATTGGGAATTCAGCTTGAACAAAGCAACGACGATATTTATATTCCGGCTCAGGAAAATTATAAAATTCAGAAATTTATTGACGGATCTATCCTTACTATTTCGGATGCTCCATGGCCGGGATTTACGCCTGACCTGCTGTCCATTATTCTGGTTGTTGCTACCCAGGCCAAAGGAAGTATTCTGGTGCACCAGAAAATGTTCGAATCAAGATTATTCTTTGTGGATAAACTGATTGATATGGGAGCACAAATTATTTTATGTGATCCGCACAGAGCTACTGTTATCGGATTGAACCAGGAAACTCCGTTAAGAGGAACAACCATGGTTTCCCCGGATATCAGAGCAGGAAACGCCCTTCTTATCGCAGCTCTTTCTGCAGAAGGAAAATCTATCATCCACAATATTGAGCAAATCGACAGAGGTTACGAAAATATCGACGGAAGATTGAAAGCCATTGGTGCTGATATCGAAAGAATCTAA
- a CDS encoding DUF2207 domain-containing protein yields MKKLLQLFFISFFFIAFAQNEMGREDQMAIAGPEKIISFHSDIEVDKKSGVTVTEHIKAYSLGDKIKRGIFRSLPLSRHLNNRRHKVQYDIVSVKKNGADENYHEKISNDYLEIYFGNKDVILDPGTYDYEIKYKVKNQIGFFDRYDELYWNVNGTYWDFDVDSISAKVTLPEGAGIIQNSCYTGAYGSTSQNCTAKVLSENSIEWSASGLKANEGLTVAVGFKKGVMIPPPPPTFLEVYGILIGGFIVFIGLIFYYYTTWRKYGIDPEKPTVYPQFNVPENMSPATMGYIKSESFSNKYLTAAIVSLAVKGYIKIVEEEDSGILGMFKTKKFTLDKLKEPDETLPKEEINLMNSLFSEYKNSVTFDGKYNSKIEKAVRNFKETLKFQNDNFLKEGNNTSKLILPWIISSIVYGIGLVLSYMIYPEIEKLLIGGVVYIVLLVVFIIAAFTAKRLYWIFLVPIPFNIFLGALFMIYKGHDAVESNNFNVCYLFLTLTFVALLIYQYLIKRPSEEKLRKKSLIDGFKMYMGAAENEQLKFHNPPQMTPQVFETLLPFAMVLGVDEIWGEKFDDVLKNTSTEYHNNWYYGGTMNHYAFASTLNSSLTQSIQSTSTQPSSSGSGSGGGGFSGGGGGGGGGGGW; encoded by the coding sequence ATGAAAAAGTTGTTACAGCTTTTCTTTATTTCGTTTTTTTTCATCGCTTTTGCCCAGAATGAAATGGGTAGGGAAGATCAGATGGCCATTGCCGGACCGGAGAAGATTATTTCATTCCACTCGGATATTGAAGTGGATAAAAAGTCTGGAGTTACCGTTACAGAACATATCAAAGCATATAGTCTGGGAGACAAAATCAAAAGAGGGATATTCCGTTCTTTGCCTTTATCCAGACATCTCAATAACAGAAGGCATAAGGTACAATATGATATTGTCTCTGTCAAAAAGAATGGAGCAGATGAAAATTACCATGAGAAAATTTCAAATGATTATCTGGAAATATATTTTGGAAACAAGGATGTCATTCTTGATCCCGGAACCTATGATTATGAAATAAAATATAAAGTAAAGAACCAGATTGGCTTCTTTGACCGTTATGACGAGCTTTACTGGAATGTAAACGGGACTTATTGGGATTTTGACGTAGATTCAATCTCTGCTAAAGTTACGCTTCCCGAGGGGGCCGGAATTATTCAGAATTCCTGTTATACGGGAGCCTATGGCAGTACTTCCCAAAACTGTACCGCTAAAGTTCTTTCGGAAAATTCAATAGAATGGAGTGCTTCCGGTTTGAAGGCCAATGAAGGACTTACCGTAGCGGTCGGATTTAAAAAAGGAGTGATGATTCCGCCTCCGCCACCTACTTTCCTTGAAGTATACGGCATTCTGATTGGTGGTTTTATCGTATTTATCGGATTGATCTTTTATTATTATACCACCTGGAGGAAGTATGGGATTGATCCTGAAAAACCTACCGTGTATCCGCAATTCAACGTTCCTGAAAATATGTCTCCCGCTACAATGGGCTATATCAAATCTGAAAGTTTCAGTAATAAATACCTTACAGCGGCTATTGTCAGCCTTGCAGTAAAAGGATATATTAAGATTGTGGAAGAAGAGGATTCCGGAATATTAGGGATGTTCAAAACGAAAAAATTTACTTTAGATAAATTAAAAGAGCCGGATGAAACGCTTCCGAAAGAGGAGATCAACCTGATGAACAGTCTTTTTTCAGAGTATAAAAATTCGGTTACATTCGATGGAAAATACAATTCTAAAATTGAAAAAGCGGTTCGTAATTTTAAAGAAACCCTTAAATTTCAGAATGATAACTTTCTGAAAGAGGGAAATAATACTTCAAAGTTAATTCTGCCATGGATTATAAGTTCTATAGTATATGGTATTGGATTAGTTCTGAGCTATATGATTTATCCTGAAATTGAAAAATTACTGATTGGAGGAGTTGTTTATATTGTTCTTTTAGTCGTATTCATTATTGCGGCTTTTACAGCGAAAAGACTTTACTGGATCTTTCTGGTACCGATTCCGTTTAATATATTCCTCGGAGCTTTATTTATGATTTATAAGGGGCATGATGCCGTAGAAAGCAATAATTTCAATGTATGCTACCTGTTCCTGACCCTCACATTTGTTGCTTTACTGATCTATCAGTATCTGATAAAAAGACCTTCAGAAGAAAAGCTGAGAAAAAAATCGCTGATCGATGGGTTCAAAATGTATATGGGTGCCGCGGAAAATGAACAGCTGAAATTCCATAATCCTCCTCAGATGACTCCACAGGTTTTTGAAACCCTTCTTCCATTTGCAATGGTATTAGGCGTTGATGAGATCTGGGGTGAAAAATTTGATGACGTTTTAAAAAATACATCTACAGAATACCACAATAACTGGTATTATGGCGGAACGATGAACCATTATGCTTTTGCCAGCACTTTGAATTCAAGCCTTACTCAGTCTATACAATCTACCTCTACCCAGCCTTCCAGTTCAGGAAGCGGTTCCGGTGGCGGAGGATTCTCCGGTGGCGGTGGCGGCGGAGGAGGTGGCGGCGGCTGGTAA
- a CDS encoding LemA family protein, protein MITIFVIAALVVLFLLYGVSIYNRLVKLRNLVQEAWSSIDVMLKKRHDLIPNLVETVKGYATHERETLDSVTRARTQAVGADSVQAKEAAEKNLNQAMMNLFAVAEQYPDLKANANFQQLQSELTSIENDIEKSRRYYNGTVRENNTLVESFPSNIVANIYKFEKYPFFELQNIADREVPTVKF, encoded by the coding sequence ATGATCACAATTTTTGTTATTGCCGCATTAGTCGTATTATTTTTACTTTACGGTGTTTCTATTTACAACCGTTTGGTGAAACTGAGAAATCTGGTTCAGGAAGCCTGGAGCAGTATTGATGTTATGCTTAAAAAGCGTCACGACCTTATTCCGAATCTTGTAGAAACTGTAAAGGGATACGCTACCCATGAACGTGAAACGCTTGATAGTGTTACAAGGGCAAGAACGCAGGCTGTGGGAGCCGATTCTGTTCAGGCAAAAGAAGCCGCAGAGAAAAATCTGAATCAGGCGATGATGAACCTTTTCGCTGTTGCAGAACAATATCCGGATCTGAAAGCCAATGCCAATTTCCAGCAGCTTCAGAGTGAATTGACTTCCATTGAAAATGATATTGAAAAATCAAGAAGATATTATAACGGAACCGTTCGTGAAAATAATACGCTGGTAGAATCTTTTCCAAGTAATATCGTTGCGAATATATACAAATTTGAAAAATATCCGTTCTTTGAGCTGCAGAATATCGCCGATAGAGAAGTTCCAACTGTAAAATTCTAG
- a CDS encoding NIL domain-containing protein produces the protein MRLPNANLQVLQNTINLPKKELILEIELNGKMKFEHLMNVIYHQFGICHRVLSANVEYVNGYSFGSVQLYINVSSEDYQLLESYLNKNKLLSTTVEYLCRTYS, from the coding sequence ATGAGACTACCCAATGCTAACCTGCAGGTTTTACAGAATACAATCAACCTGCCTAAAAAAGAATTGATCCTGGAAATAGAATTAAATGGTAAAATGAAATTTGAACATTTAATGAATGTTATCTATCATCAATTTGGGATATGCCACAGGGTTTTGTCTGCGAACGTAGAGTATGTAAACGGATATAGTTTCGGATCTGTGCAGCTGTATATTAATGTGAGTTCAGAAGATTACCAGTTGTTGGAATCTTATCTGAATAAAAATAAACTTTTGAGTACAACGGTAGAGTATCTCTGCAGAACGTATTCTTAG
- a CDS encoding YiiX/YebB-like N1pC/P60 family cysteine hydrolase — protein MPGLKLSFKNIIVSTGSLFLLILLFINCSSYKKTQLENGDLLFVTAKETGLSGAINNVTQKQKEASFDHIGIAENENGHWYVLHAAPKGGSQKQKLKYFLKDQSDDGQRVIIYRLKPEYKKTIPAALTKAEAMLGKPYNFDYILNENSYYCSDYIERAFRDDHIFKLEPMTFKDPKTGKTNEFWENFYQKKNLKVPEGEPGCNPNGLAASEKLVRIGEL, from the coding sequence ATGCCGGGATTGAAATTATCTTTTAAGAACATAATTGTAAGTACAGGAAGTCTGTTCTTATTGATTTTGCTGTTCATAAACTGTAGTTCTTATAAGAAAACACAACTTGAAAACGGAGATTTACTTTTTGTCACCGCCAAAGAAACCGGACTTTCCGGAGCCATCAATAATGTTACCCAAAAGCAAAAAGAAGCCTCTTTTGATCATATCGGAATCGCTGAAAATGAAAACGGACATTGGTATGTTCTTCATGCCGCCCCTAAAGGAGGTTCTCAGAAACAGAAACTGAAATATTTTCTGAAAGATCAATCCGATGACGGACAGAGGGTAATTATTTACCGCCTGAAACCTGAATATAAGAAAACCATTCCCGCAGCCCTCACAAAAGCAGAAGCTATGTTGGGGAAGCCATATAATTTCGATTATATTCTGAACGAAAATTCCTACTACTGTTCTGATTATATTGAACGGGCGTTCAGGGATGATCATATTTTTAAACTGGAGCCTATGACGTTTAAAGATCCGAAAACAGGGAAAACCAATGAATTCTGGGAAAATTTTTATCAGAAGAAAAACCTGAAAGTTCCGGAAGGTGAACCTGGCTGTAATCCAAACGGACTGGCTGCTTCGGAAAAACTGGTTAGGATTGGTGAATTATAA